In Oncorhynchus mykiss isolate Arlee chromosome 1, USDA_OmykA_1.1, whole genome shotgun sequence, the following proteins share a genomic window:
- the si:dkey-78p8.1 gene encoding ewing's tumor-associated antigen 1, producing the protein MPNPRKHDHNTGSNDLSEIWSHGSTFSQKRLRTNKSGKSQKLTPQSSPSVRKSPHTRSKDLETPKRRARGRYTGLNNTADSPGDGDILQDIIWDPASPTPARSGEGPGNTRVVEISDIVNRIAPKDAQHVSVDSPLLQWIGDSAVPCTPEVRPPKARKRSTRKSSVEDLMQLARQFDINMHQQDREKRSAEHTNNTINNNRYGEEPKGPTTMSSSAQQVEAELNALFDGPTQRVTGRLSQGSTASTCSQEVKVQVGVSRLTANDLVKESEVKPGGGSTSGSSARTGKEEVGQWNAMTTVAKDEDFDWEDDDLLSDPIVLEMTQNPEGLKTLSPKPSSSLTLSTDRDHTQLLTDTEKTLPPSSTTSNPISLPSHSVWKGTSTHLQPSNRGGLTGPCPKPKPTSRSTFLLEPNLCFQVNMAPTTKEALRPFLTVGEAQPERPRPGVSAAVGSRGPSRDSAEGKADGVSTATTPTSRGTTAPDSAFKDLSEEDLQSLFDSELLWNDDEGDDDELLYQVCDDMERISNSQHLSKEASVTMDATEIRFQESKPKAPPSAPLAATREGTVTIDMAVGGPSSKQSTTCTSGRSNSAPGDGSSTPVHFQRWNIPAKAGNVWVGHHTVTSQNHLGSGEGLGKFTQLKGAPGCGTFGLGSLGVRTFQAENSKSVMPRTVSARTLPNSNSHHASSFKRHLSDSAAIGNKVFVNSQMTGRCTEEEIERKKQEAIARRRTRETSLKAGGLPL; encoded by the exons ATGCCAAATCCAAGAAAGCACGATCATAACACTGGCTCAAATGACTTAAGTGAAATCTGGAGTCATGGTTCCACATTTTCACAAAAAAGGCTGAGAACAAACAAATCGGGTAAAAGTCAGAAACTGACACCCCAATCTTCACCTTCTGTCAGGAAGTCACCACATACTCGGTCTAAAG ATCTGGAGACCCCCAAACGACGAGCGAGGGGCAGATACACGGGTTTAAACAACACTGCTGATTCCCCCGGGGATGGAGATATTTTACAAGACATCATATGGGACCCGGCATCACCTACTCCTGCTAGAAGTG GCGAAGGGCCCGGCAACACCAGAGTTGTTGAGATATCAGACATTGTCAATCGGATCGCCCCTAAG GATGCCCAGCATGTCTCTGTGGATAGTCCTCTGCTCCAGTGGATTGGGGACAGTGCTGTCCCATGTACCCCAGAGGTACGCCCGCCCAAAGCAAGGAAGAGATCCACTCG gaAAAGCTCAGTGGAGGACTTGATGCAGCTGGCCAGGCAGTTTGACATCAACATGCACCAGCAGGACCGAGAGAAGAGGAGCGCTGAACACACAAACAATACCATAAACAACAACCGCTACGGGGAGGAACCCAAGGGCCCGACGACAATGTCGTCATCAGCCCAGCAGGTAGAGGCGGAGCTTAACGCTCTGTTCGACGGGCCGACGCAGCGAGTCACCGGACGGCTCAGCCAAGGGTCGACCGCCTCCACCTGTTCTCAGGAGGTCAAGGTTCAAGTTGGGGTCAGCCGTCTCACTGCCAATGACCTCGTCAAAGAGTCGGAGGTCAAGCCTGGCGGGGGAAGCACGTCTGGTTCATCGGCTCGTACTGGTAAAGAGGAAGTGGGACAGTGGAACGCCATGACGACTGTGGCGAAAGACGAGGACTTTGACTGGGAGGATGATGACCTTCTCAGTGACCCTATCGTGTTGGAGATGACCCAGAATCCCGAGGGGCTGAAAACGCTGTCCCCCAAACCCAGCAGCTCACTGACTCTGAGCACTGACAGAGACCACACACAGCTGCTGACAGATACAGAGAAGACCCTACCACCCTCCTCTACTACCTCTAATCCTATCAGCCTGCCATCTCACTCTGTCTGGAAGGGGACAAGCACACACCTTCAACCCTCAAACAGAGGTGGCCTCACTGGGCCATGTCCTAAACCCAAGCCCACCAGCAGAAGCACTTTCCTGCTGGAGCCCAACCTTTGTTTCCAGGTGAATATGGCTCCGACAACCAAAGAAGCACTCAGACCGTTCCTCACTGTTGGAGAGGCCCAGCCTGAGAGACCCAGGCCCGGCGTGTCTGCGGCTGTGGGGAGTAGGGGCCCCAGTAGAGACTCTGCAGAAGGGAAGGCTGATGGGGTGAGCACAGCCACAACTCCAACCTCACGTGGAACCACAGCCCCAGACTCAGCTTTCAAAGACCTCTCAGAGGAGGACCTCCAGTCCCTGTTTGACTCTGAGTTGCTTTGGAACGACGACGAAGGTGACGATGACGAACTGCTGTATCAGGTGTGTGACGACATGGAGAGGATCTCCAACAGTCAGCACCTGTCCAAGGAGGCCTCCGTAACCATGGATGCCACTGAGATCCGCTTCCAAGAGAGCAAACCGAAAGCTCCTCCATCCGCCCCTCTGGCTGCAACGAGAGAGGGGACTGTGACTATAGATATGGCTGTAGGTGGTCCTAGCAGTAAACAGTCAACCACCTGCACGTCTGGCCGCTCCAACTCAGCACCAGGAGATGGGAGCAGCACCCCTGTGCACTTTCAGAGATGGAACATTCCAGCGAAAGCAGGAAATGTTTGGGTCGGACATCATACAGTCACGTCCCAGAACCATCTAGGCAGCGGGGAGGGTCTGGGCAAGTTTACCCAGCTGAAGGGTGCTCCAGGCTGTGGAACATTTGGCCTAGGATCCCTTGGAGTTAGAACCTTCCAAGCGGAGAACTCAAAGTCGGTCATGCCACGGACAGTGTCGGCGAGAACCCTCCCAAACTCAAATTCCCATCATGCGTCATCGTTCAAGAGACATCTGTCGGACTCGGCCGCCATCGGCAACAAAG TGTTTGTCAACAGTCAGATGACGGGGAGATGCACGGAGGAGGAGATTGAGAGGAAGAAGCAGGAGGCCATAGCCAGAAGAAGGACCAGAGAAACCTCCCTAAAAGCAGGGGGACTTCCTCTGTGA
- the LOC118966069 gene encoding uncharacterized protein LOC118966069, whose protein sequence is MMLLTIQYQGLYSGDMMMLLTIQYQGLYSGDMMMLLTIQYQGLYSGDMMMLLTIQYQGLYSGDMMMLLTIQYQGLYSGDMMMLLTIQYQGLYSGDRMMLLTIQYQGLYSGDMMMLLTIQYQGLYSGDMMVLLTIQYQGLYSGDMMMLLTIQYQGLYSGDMMMLLTIQYQGLYSGDMMMLLTIQYQGLYSGDMMMLLTIQYQGLYSGDMMMLLTIQYQGLYSGDMMMLLTIQYQGLYSGDMMMLLTIQYQGLYSGDMMMLLTIQYQGLYSGDMMMLLTIQYQGLYSGDMMMLLTIQYQGLYSGDMMIDASLPFDK, encoded by the exons ATGATGCTCCTTACCATTCAATATCAAGGGCTTTATTCTG gtgacatgatgatgctCCTTACTATTCAATATCAAGGgctttattctggtgacatgatgatgctCCTTACTATTCAATATCAAGGgctttattctggtgacatgatgatgctCCTTACCATTCAATATCAAGGgctttattctggtgacatgatgatgctCCTTACTATTCAATATCAAGGgctttattctggtgacatgatgatgctCCTTACCATTCAATATCAAGGGCTTTATTCTGGTGACAGGATGATGCTCCTTACTATTCAATATCAAGGgctttattctggtgacatgatgatgctCCTTACCATTCAATATCAAGGgctttattctggtgacatgatggtGCTCCTTACCATTCAATATCAAGGgctttattctggtgacatgatgatgctCCTTACTATTCAATATCAAGGgctttattctggtgacatgatgatgctCCTTACCATTCAATATCAAGGgctttattctggtgacatgatgatgctCCTTACTATTCAATATCAAGGgctttattctggtgacatgatgatgctCCTTACCATTCAATATCAAGGgctttattctggtgacatgatgatgctCCTTACTATTCAATATCAAGGgctttattctggtgacatgatgatgctCCTTACTATTCAATATCAAGGgctttattctggtgacatgatgatgctCCTTACCATTCAATATCAAGGgctttattctggtgacatgatgatgctCCTTACTATTCAATATCAAGGgctttattctggtgacatgatgatgctCCTTACCATTCAATATCAAGGgctttattctggtgacatgatgatgctCCTTACCATTCAATATCAAGGgctttattctggtgacatgatgatcgatgcttcgctgccgtttgacaaataa